TGTCCCTGCAGACTGAGTGATCGCACGCTGGCAGGGCTCAGCCCGACCCGAAATTCTTGATCCTTGAGCTCACGCGGCACTCCGATGTCCATGCTGCGGTCCCGACTGAACGGGCTTATTGTGGCAGATTCCAGCGATCGCGAACGTCACCTCCGTTTATTGACAAAATGCAACATCATGGAGAAAAGCTTGCTGCTGCTATGACCACCCTAGAACCAACCATCACGCCTCGCCGCGATCGTCCTCGCTTTGGCTTCAATGAGACTGCTGAAAAGCTGAACGGGCGTTTGGCCATGCTGGGCTTTATCACGCTAATCGCCTTTGAAATCACCACTCACGAGGGCTTCCTCCATTGGCTCGGTCTGGTCTAGAACCGCAAGCGGTTGCTGAAACGACTCCTTTATTGGGGCGATCGCTGCCGGAGTTACAGGATTGGGTTGTTGCCCAAGGGCAGCCCAGCTACCGTGCCAAGCAGCTGCACCAATGGCTCTACGAGCGCAGCGTCCATAACTTGGCGGAGATTAGCGTTTTCCCCAAAGACTGGCGTCAGTCCTTGCAATCGGTTCCCGTTGGGCGATCGCGCA
The sequence above is a segment of the Synechococcus elongatus PCC 11801 genome. Coding sequences within it:
- a CDS encoding chlorophyll a/b-binding protein, with product MTTLEPTITPRRDRPRFGFNETAEKLNGRLAMLGFITLIAFEITTHEGFLHWLGLV